TCAACCATTTTGAATCAAGGAACATTTACTTCTTTGATTTCTAAAGGACAAAGCAATTTTGTTTGTTTGTTTTTATTAACATTATCTGTAATTAAAACAATAACATCACTACAAATTTTACTATTTCTTAATTTCTTAAGATCAACAGTTGCTAAGAGTTGTCCTCTTTCAACTTTATCATTTTGTTTAAGATTTGTTTCAAAGCCTAAACCATTTAATTTAACTGTATCAATACCAATATGTACTAAAACTTCAAGACCATTATCATTTGCTATACCATATGCATGTTTAGTTGGATATGACATAATTAATTTTCCATTAATTGGTGCATATACTTCTAATTTGTTTAATTTTTTATCAATTTCAATTGCATAACCACAACCTAGCAAACTAAAGGTTTGATCACTTAAATCTTCAATTGATTTTCTTGTACCTTTGCAAGGTGTATAAACTATATTTTCATCAACAGTTTTTTTAACTTCAACCGGTTTTTCTTCAAATAAGTTGACATCACTTTTAACTTCAATTTTTTTATTTTTAAGTGCTTCTTCTTCTAAGAATGGTGCAGCTTCTTGAATATCTAAATTTAATTTTTCACTAATTTCACCAAATTTAGCTTGCACATGTCTTTTTCCAATAAAAATAACTTCACTTGCCCCAACTTTTTTAAGAGCTTCTTCATTTACTAATGAAGTATCTTTAACATCATATCTAAGACGAACAGCACAGTTATTAAAACCTGTAATATTTTCAATTCCACCCATAGCATTAACTATGTCTCTTGTAAGTTGTGAAATTTCAACAAGCTTCCTAACTTCCTTAATTTTTTGTTTATTGTCTTTACGACCAAAAACTCTTTTAATTCAACTAACAAATCCCATTTTGAATTATCTCCTTGAAAATTAAATCTTATACGTAAGATATACTTAATTAATATTAATATAAAAGTTATCTTTTGAGATTATCTTTAGATTAATAAATTAATATTATATGAAAACATTAACATTAATAACAATAATAATTTGAAAAACATGAATTTAAAAATTAAGTTGTTTCATATAATTAATAAATAAATTGATTAAGTTATATTAATTTAATTAATATGTTTTGTTAGGAGAAAAAATGAAAATAGCTTTTTTTGATGCAAAGGAATATGATAAAAAATATTTTGATGCAGTAAATAATGGACGACATGAAATTAAGTATTTCGACGAAAATTTAAACATTAACACAGTAACTAAAGCTAAAGGGTTTGATGCTATTTGTGCTTTTGTTAATACTTATGGTGACAAATACATTCTTGAACTTTTAGCCAAGATGGGTGTCAAGGTTTGATTACAAAGATCAATGGGATACAACAAAATTGATTTAACAAAAGCTGCTGAATTAGGAATCTCAGTTTTTAGAGTACCTAATTACTCAGCCGAAAGTGTTGCTGAATTTGCAGCTGGAACTTTATTAGCTTTAAATAGAAATATTGTAAAAGCTGAAAAATTAGTATCAAAATATAACTTCTCACTTAATGGTCTAGATGGTAAAGCAATTCATGGTTCAACTGTGGGTGTTATTGGTGGCGGAAAAATTGGACAATGTTTTATAAGAATTATGAAAGGTATGGGAGCTAGAATCTTAGTATTTGATGCTTATAACCAAAAACACTTTCCTAATTTAGCAACTGAATTAGGTTTTGAATATGCTTCATTTACTAAAGTATTAAAAGAAAGTGACTTTATTTCACTTCATGCGCCTTTATTACCTTCAACAACTCACTTAATTGACAAAGATGCAGTTAAAATAATGAAAAAAGGTGTGATCTTAGTTAATACAGCTAGAGGTGAATTAATTGATATTCCCGGTGTTCTTTATGGACTTAAAAAAGGAATTATTAGAGGACTTGCCAGTGATGTTTTAGAAAGAGAAGAAGGAAGATTCTACCAAGATATTTCAAGTGAAGCAAATGAATACAAAAAGAATGATCCTGAATGAGAAGAATTAATTAGCAATGAAAATGTTATTATTACTTCTCACCAAGCATTCTTAACAGATGTTGCTTTAACTCAAATTGCTAAAATCACTTTAGAAAATGCTGATATGGCACAAAATAAGGACTTTTCTAAAGCATTAGTAATAATGGAAAATGGAAAAGTTAAAAACGGATAGAAAATAATCCTAATAAATAAAATAAAATTTGTATAAGCCTGTTTTATAGGCTTTTTTGTAAAACTTATTTATTGAAAAAGGAGAATATATGTTTAATTATTTTAATTTAAAAAATCGTCAGGCTGCAGTGCAGCCTACTAAAGCGATTCACTGATTTAGTCACTTATTTAGTGAACTAATTGGAACGATTTGAATTTCACTTGGTTTAGCAGGTTTATCAATTATTATTAAAGATAAAGTTGTTGAACATTACTTATTACACAATGTTATTGTTGGCTTTTTTGCTGGCTTTGTAGTTGTCGGATCATGCTTAATTTTCTTTGGCAGATGATCAGTTGATTTAAACCCAGTAGTTACACTTTATCGTTGATTTAATGGTACTAATAAAACTGGTTATGTTATGGCTAAATTAGCTATGCAAATAGTTGGCGGAATTTTAGCTGGTTTAATTATTTATGGTATTGGTCATAATGCTTCTGGAATAAAATTTGAAGCTAATTATCTAGCTAATGCAACTGATACAGCACATAAAGCTAACCACTACATTTCAGCACACAATGTAAGCGCAAAATCATTTATGCCTAACTTTGATAGTGCTTTTGCAAAAGAAGCGGTAATTACTAAAAAAACAATTTGAAGTGGTGGTGTTTGAATCTTCTTTGGTGAAATGGTTTTAGGTGCAATTCTTTTATTCCCTATCTTTAGTCCAAGATTAGACAACAAATATCGTGACACATTTATTTGCTTCATTATTAGTTTTGATGTTTGAATGGGTATTCTGCTAGGTTCAGCTGCCATTAACCCTGTTCGTGGTTTAGCTCAACAAGTACCTACCTTATTCTTTGATATGAAACACTTAAGTGCTATGGCTCAATATGACATTCACATGGGTACTTGAGCAATGGTTTTAGGTAACTTAATGTCACCAGTCTTCCATGCATTCATGCAAGGATTCACTGAAAAATATGGTAATCCAGCTTTACTTTGAATGTTAAATTACAAAAATAATAAAGCTAGTCATTATGTAAAAGAAACACAAACAAAAGAAGAAAGCGTTAAAAAAAACAATTAATTTCAAGATAAACTTAACAACCTAGTTATGTTTATTTTTTATTATTTATGCTTCTATATAATAAAAAACAAACAACAATATACTTTCTTTATTTATATACAATAGAGCCTGCATCTGTGTGAAAAATTTTTCAAAAAGTTTTTGCATTCGAAAAAAAGCGTATATAATTATTGCGTTATGTTAAAAAATTGAAACTTTATTCGTATTGAAAAGAATATCAACATTATCAGAACAATTATGATGATGTCTAATTTCTAATTCAATACCTCTTAAAGATCAAAATGTAATATAAATTTTGTAGTTTTTAAGCAGGTATGCAACAGAAACCTGCTTTTATAATAGACGCTATAGAGGAGCTCTTAGTAATAGTATATTAGTTTAGCAGGCATGTGTTGAGACTATATAAAAAGGATATAAGAGCCGAACTGGTGATTGTGGCGGCAATTACTGGTGGTAACAATGCATAACAGTTTGTTACTCTTTGGACCTCAAACCATTGGTGCTATAGCTTTGCAAAAATAAATAATTTCTTTAATTATTATTTTGTAGAGTATTTAGTGCTTTACAAAATTTTTATTTAATCATAACATTAATTATTATTAAAAAAGATATTAATATATCGAAAGGAAATTATGAATAAAAAAAGAAGATTATTATGATCTTTTGCCCCATTAGCTACATTAGCTGCTTTTGCGCCTGTTGCAATCAGTGCTAGTTGTGGAAGAAAAGGCCGTGTAATACCTAATCTTGACTTAATTAAAGGGCAAACTAACTGAAGTGTTGTAAACTCTAAATATACTGAAGATTCATACACTACAGACCTTTCAACAACTTATGGTGGTTTCTTAAATAGATTAGAAGAAGAAACAGGAGCTTATTTACTTACAACAAGAAGTTTCGGAAATTGCAAAATTGTTCAAGCTGGTCCAAAAGGGCATGAGCGTAAATTTGTAAAAAGTCCTTCATATTGAAGATACTCATTAGAATATGCAGATGCTGTTGTTGTTACAAAAGCAGATGGTACAGAAGCTGTATTTGACTCAGATGAAGCTGAATTAAAACAAACTCCAGAACATCCTGAAGATAAAGCAAAAAATATACCTGCACACTTTGATTTAGCTAACTATCATGCTAGATCAGCAAATGCTAGAAGTGTTAATAGTGCTGAATTTGAAAAAGCTCTTAAAGGAGCTAAAAAAATCCAATTGCGTGTAAGAAAAGGTGCTAAATGAGTTGATTCATTAGGCAATGAAACAAAATATGATGTTGTTGGTGATGACTTCTACATCTCATGACTTAGAACTTACACACTTTCAACTGGTGTACGTAATAGTTACTTAAAAGGTACAAAATATGAAGACAAAGTAGCAGAACTTGATAAACTTGCAAGCGGAATGCTTTCAAAAGCAACCAAAAACTTTACAAATGCTTTAAGATATCCTAACCAATATCTATATGGTTTATATGGTGTAGATAGCAACAAATTCAAAAACAGAAGTGAATTCTTAACTGAAAAAGATGGAAGGGAATTTATTAACTTTACACAACTTGCTGGTAAAGAAGATATTACAAGTTTTCAAGACTTACTTTACAATGTTGCAACATCAAAAGATTTTGTTGCAGCACCCTCACAATACATTAAAGAAACAATGAATTCACCTAAAATTTCTGTATGAAATGGTAAAAATGGAAGTAAAAGTAAATCAAACTTATTAAGTGCTTTATCTGAGCTTCCAGAAGATAACTTATTAAGAGTTGCTGGTGTATATACTTATGGTGCTAGTGAAAAAGACATGCTTTATGCAGGTAGATACTTCTCAGCTGGATACTACCCAGAAGCTTCAGAATATAGATTCTACAAAAATAGATTCTATTTTGATAAAGATTTTGTTGAATCAGAAAAAAACTTTGGTAGAGTTGTTACAAAATACTACTCAACAACTGAAGATGTCTTTGTTGCTCAAATATTTGATCTATATCAAAAAGGTAAATTACATACATTATCATTTGCTCAATTAAACCAACAACAACAACTTGATGTTACCAAAAATCCTCAAAAATATGGACTTGAATATCGTCAATCATTAAATAAATTAAATTCTCCATTTAAATTATTATTTAACACAATCCCTTATGGTAAAAACTTCAATGCTGACACTAAAAACCGATTTCTTAATGTTCATGCAGCAAAATTGTTCTATGGTTTAACAGATAATCAAGTACATAATGGAACAACCCAAGAAGAAACTAATGAAGACCTTTATGTAAACATGCTTTCAGGTAGATCAGTTGCATTTAGATCATTATTAACAGCTGCTGTTAACTGAAATGCTGTTGCTAACACATTATCAAACAATAAAACTAAACCTTGACTTGCTGGTGTTGCGCCTCATGGTAAAATTGGCGGTTCAGATCAAGATACAACAGCTGCAGCGAAAAGACCTGTTGACGATTATGAAAACTTAAACACATTCTACACAGTTGATTCTAATGGTGAAATTGGTATAACAGTTACACCTACAGAAAATGCTACAATTGCAAACACTGCAAGTACAACTGAAGAAAAATACAAATCAGCTAAATTTAATGAAGTTAAAGCTGCTATTAAAAAAATTCTAGATGATTATGAAGCTACATTGCCAGCTGGTGAAAAATTAGAAGTTGAATGAACTGTTCCAAATAGATATATAAACTGAAATCCAAGTAACATGGAAAAAGTATTCAAAAGTTTGGAATCATTAATTAAAAGTATTGATCCAAGATTGAAACCTTCATATAAAAAATTTGAAAGTTCAGAAAGTGACAAAGCAAAATGAGGTGATTCATTATTTGGTGGATCAATTGCCAAAATTATTAGTTGAGGTTATGATATCGATAACATCGGTTCAGGTATTGATGGTATTACAAACAGTGGATTTATCGGAGCATTATTCTCAATTGGTACAAGTGCAAAATTACAAAACAAATTACAAAAAGCTTTTCCAACATTAGTTCAAGCTTCAAAAGAACTTGTTGAATTTGCTTTAAAATCAGAAAATAATTTTAAATTTGGTTTTAACTTACATGACTTCAATAAAATACCAACAAAATTTTCAAATGATTTAGCTGAAAACCTTCACCACTTAAAATGAGATTCTAAAGAAAACAAATTTGTTTTTGACGAAAAAGAAAACTTCACAATGTCATCTGTTATTTCTTCACAATTCTTCGTTTCTTATGTAAAAAAACATACAAATGCTCAAGTATTAACCTTAACAAAAGAAATTATGAACTATATGGGAGTTGTTGTTAACCCTGCTAAAACAATTGCAAATGAAAACTTCGGTCCTACTTTAATTAATAGTGAATATTATGAAGTACCTTTTGCAGCAGATAACAATTTATGATTAGCAGATATAATTGTTAAAAATGTAAAAAAATAGTGTAAATATATATTTACAAAAAAACTATGGTTAAGTATATATTCAAGAGAATAGCATTTGCTATTCTCACATTATTTATTATTATTATATTTTCATATTCGATTATTATCGCTTTTCAACAAAACCCTTATCGTATCGCAGCTTTAGAAGAAGGACTTTCAAAATTGGAAGTTCAACAAAAACTTCAACAAGCAGAAGAATTCGATCAAACGCCTGGTATTGTTAAATTATTTAACTATTTAATAAACATTTTCCAATTTAATTATGGCGAAGTTTATGTTTATAAATCAGAATATGAAACAATTCCAGAAATGTTTTTTGAACCCTTACAATGAACTATTTTAATTTCATTACCAGCTTTCGTTATTAGTGCCATTTTAGGTGTGGCAATTGGCGTTTTAGCTGGATATAAAAGAGGAACAATTTGAGATACGTTGATAAACATTTTCATTTTTATCTTCGTGGCTGTTCCTTCATTTGTTTTAGCTCCATTCTTCCTTAATATCTTTAACAAATTAGGATTTGGCCGAACATTTGTTTCACCATATGAAACAGATAGTTCATGAGCTAAAACAATTAAATCAATTATTCCTCCAATTACATTATTGACTTTAGGTTCTCTTTCAGTTTATACTCTTTACTCAAGAAATCAAGTTATCACAGTTTTAACGTCAAACTATATTTTGATAGCTAAAACTAAAGGTTTAAGTGGTAGCAAAATATTCTTTAAATATGTATTTAGAAATATTTCAATTCCACTTGCAGCAATAATAATTCCTTCATAT
The Mycoplasmopsis fermentans PG18 DNA segment above includes these coding regions:
- a CDS encoding 2-hydroxyacid dehydrogenase, encoding MKIAFFDAKEYDKKYFDAVNNGRHEIKYFDENLNINTVTKAKGFDAICAFVNTYGDKYILELLAKMGVKVWLQRSMGYNKIDLTKAAELGISVFRVPNYSAESVAEFAAGTLLALNRNIVKAEKLVSKYNFSLNGLDGKAIHGSTVGVIGGGKIGQCFIRIMKGMGARILVFDAYNQKHFPNLATELGFEYASFTKVLKESDFISLHAPLLPSTTHLIDKDAVKIMKKGVILVNTARGELIDIPGVLYGLKKGIIRGLASDVLEREEGRFYQDISSEANEYKKNDPEWEELISNENVIITSHQAFLTDVALTQIAKITLENADMAQNKDFSKALVIMENGKVKNG
- a CDS encoding aquaporin encodes the protein MFNYFNLKNRQAAVQPTKAIHWFSHLFSELIGTIWISLGLAGLSIIIKDKVVEHYLLHNVIVGFFAGFVVVGSCLIFFGRWSVDLNPVVTLYRWFNGTNKTGYVMAKLAMQIVGGILAGLIIYGIGHNASGIKFEANYLANATDTAHKANHYISAHNVSAKSFMPNFDSAFAKEAVITKKTIWSGGVWIFFGEMVLGAILLFPIFSPRLDNKYRDTFICFIISFDVWMGILLGSAAINPVRGLAQQVPTLFFDMKHLSAMAQYDIHMGTWAMVLGNLMSPVFHAFMQGFTEKYGNPALLWMLNYKNNKASHYVKETQTKEESVKKNN
- a CDS encoding OppA family ABC transporter substrate-binding lipoprotein, whose translation is MNKKRRLLWSFAPLATLAAFAPVAISASCGRKGRVIPNLDLIKGQTNWSVVNSKYTEDSYTTDLSTTYGGFLNRLEEETGAYLLTTRSFGNCKIVQAGPKGHERKFVKSPSYWRYSLEYADAVVVTKADGTEAVFDSDEAELKQTPEHPEDKAKNIPAHFDLANYHARSANARSVNSAEFEKALKGAKKIQLRVRKGAKWVDSLGNETKYDVVGDDFYISWLRTYTLSTGVRNSYLKGTKYEDKVAELDKLASGMLSKATKNFTNALRYPNQYLYGLYGVDSNKFKNRSEFLTEKDGREFINFTQLAGKEDITSFQDLLYNVATSKDFVAAPSQYIKETMNSPKISVWNGKNGSKSKSNLLSALSELPEDNLLRVAGVYTYGASEKDMLYAGRYFSAGYYPEASEYRFYKNRFYFDKDFVESEKNFGRVVTKYYSTTEDVFVAQIFDLYQKGKLHTLSFAQLNQQQQLDVTKNPQKYGLEYRQSLNKLNSPFKLLFNTIPYGKNFNADTKNRFLNVHAAKLFYGLTDNQVHNGTTQEETNEDLYVNMLSGRSVAFRSLLTAAVNWNAVANTLSNNKTKPWLAGVAPHGKIGGSDQDTTAAAKRPVDDYENLNTFYTVDSNGEIGITVTPTENATIANTASTTEEKYKSAKFNEVKAAIKKILDDYEATLPAGEKLEVEWTVPNRYINWNPSNMEKVFKSLESLIKSIDPRLKPSYKKFESSESDKAKWGDSLFGGSIAKIISWGYDIDNIGSGIDGITNSGFIGALFSIGTSAKLQNKLQKAFPTLVQASKELVEFALKSENNFKFGFNLHDFNKIPTKFSNDLAENLHHLKWDSKENKFVFDEKENFTMSSVISSQFFVSYVKKHTNAQVLTLTKEIMNYMGVVVNPAKTIANENFGPTLINSEYYEVPFAADNNLWLADIIVKNVKK
- a CDS encoding glucose PTS transporter subunit IIA, which produces MGFVSWIKRVFGRKDNKQKIKEVRKLVEISQLTRDIVNAMGGIENITGFNNCAVRLRYDVKDTSLVNEEALKKVGASEVIFIGKRHVQAKFGEISEKLNLDIQEAAPFLEEEALKNKKIEVKSDVNLFEEKPVEVKKTVDENIVYTPCKGTRKSIEDLSDQTFSLLGCGYAIEIDKKLNKLEVYAPINGKLIMSYPTKHAYGIANDNGLEVLVHIGIDTVKLNGLGFETNLKQNDKVERGQLLATVDLKKLRNSKICSDVIVLITDNVNKNKQTKLLCPLEIKEVNVPWFKMVD
- a CDS encoding ABC transporter permease, with protein sequence MVKYIFKRIAFAILTLFIIIIFSYSIIIAFQQNPYRIAALEEGLSKLEVQQKLQQAEEFDQTPGIVKLFNYLINIFQFNYGEVYVYKSEYETIPEMFFEPLQWTILISLPAFVISAILGVAIGVLAGYKRGTIWDTLINIFIFIFVAVPSFVLAPFFLNIFNKLGFGRTFVSPYETDSSWAKTIKSIIPPITLLTLGSLSVYTLYSRNQVITVLTSNYILIAKTKGLSGSKIFFKYVFRNISIPLAAIIIPSYIGLLSGSIIIERFWLVKGTSDLIVNAFPKGETNIVMFNILFFTTLSLFTEVLVDVTFTLIDPRIKYSKSGGINWFEVIRASRFRRKAEKELFKQQDQELLMKGAN